Proteins from a genomic interval of Candidatus Caldatribacterium sp.:
- the pyrF gene encoding orotidine-5'-phosphate decarboxylase produces the protein MESFAERVTEKVRRFGPLVVGLDPHFDFLPPFLFRRFMPQRVSLEGLADVVLAFGAELLEALSEEVGCIKVQLAFYEALGVPGIRVLSETIRLAKERGFLVILDGKRNDIASSAVLYAQGYLSGIRVGNAILPPPWSIDALTVNPYLGEDGLRPFFEEAHRSGKGVFVLARTSNPSAPFIQDEGHKVRVFEKVASLVDTLRGEFPESTPVSSFGIVVGATYPEDLKYLRERFPNLLFLIPGVGAQGGSVEALRFAFLSGGLGALVNVSRDILFAYRRGGREGGEDFAERARERAREYQRILRSVMP, from the coding sequence ATGGAGAGTTTTGCTGAGAGAGTCACTGAAAAGGTGCGCCGGTTCGGACCCCTCGTGGTTGGTCTTGACCCCCACTTTGATTTCCTTCCCCCTTTTCTCTTTCGGCGATTCATGCCTCAAAGAGTGAGTCTTGAGGGACTTGCAGACGTGGTCTTGGCATTTGGAGCCGAGCTCCTTGAGGCACTCTCAGAAGAAGTGGGTTGCATTAAGGTACAGCTTGCCTTCTACGAAGCCCTTGGCGTTCCTGGAATAAGAGTGCTTTCTGAAACCATACGCCTTGCAAAGGAGCGAGGCTTTCTTGTGATTCTTGATGGAAAACGGAATGACATTGCAAGTAGCGCCGTTCTTTATGCCCAGGGGTACCTCTCGGGAATCAGAGTGGGTAATGCAATCCTTCCTCCCCCCTGGAGCATTGACGCGCTTACCGTGAATCCCTACCTCGGTGAGGATGGCCTTCGTCCCTTCTTTGAGGAAGCCCACCGGAGTGGGAAAGGGGTTTTCGTTCTTGCTCGTACCTCAAACCCATCGGCACCCTTTATCCAGGATGAGGGGCACAAGGTGCGAGTTTTCGAAAAAGTTGCCTCTCTTGTGGATACCCTGCGGGGGGAATTCCCGGAAAGTACCCCGGTGAGTTCTTTCGGAATCGTTGTGGGAGCAACATACCCAGAAGACCTGAAGTACCTTCGAGAGCGCTTCCCGAACCTTCTCTTTCTCATTCCGGGGGTGGGAGCGCAAGGGGGAAGTGTCGAGGCACTCCGGTTCGCCTTCCTCTCCGGAGGGCTGGGAGCCCTCGTTAATGTTTCCCGGGACATTCTCTTTGCGTACCGCAGAGGAGGCAGAGAGGGAGGAGAAGATTTTGCCGAGAGGGCTCGGGAACGCGCCCGCGAGTACCAGAGGATTCTGCGGAGTGTC